AGCCCCCGGGCGAGAGCGACGGCACGTGCAACAGAGGCCCCGACGCAGGCACGTTCTGGGTGGAGCGGGCGGTCGAGATGGCGTTCGCCAGCGGCTGGTGACGCCGCGGCACGGTCCCGGCACCTTCCCGGCGCGTTCCGAGGCAGGACTTGAGCGCAACGCCACGGGAATCTTGCGGGACGAAGCCTCGGCGGATGCTGGGTCGTTGCTAGCCTGAGCGGGTGGAACAACCTCCCGCCCGCCGCGTCGCCGTCATCATCGAGGACGATCCGGACGTCGCCGATCTCCTCGACCTCGTGCTCACCCAGAGCGGTTACGTGACCCACGTGACACGCAACGGCGTCGACGGCCTCGCGGCGGTGCGTGAGCACGACCCGGTGCTGACCACGCTCGACGTGTCGATGCCCGGCATGGACGGGTTCGCCGTCGCCCGCCGCATCCGCGACTTCAGCTCGACCTACCTCATCATGATCACGGCCCTCAGCGACGAGATCGACGTGGTGATGGGCCTCGAGGCCGGCGCCGACGACTACCTGACGAAGCCGTTCCGGCCCCGCGAGCTGCGGGCCCGTGCCGAGTCGATGCTGCGACGTCCCCGCGACCGCGGCGAGCCCGGTCGGGGTGACGGCCCCGAGCACGACCCGCAGCACGACGGCACGCCTGCGGAGCCCGAGCGCGAGGCCACCGGGTGGGCTGTCGAGACCCGGCGCGAGTTCAGCCAGGGCAACCGCGCCACGATCGGGCCCGTGCCCACAGAGCCGGAGCCCGCCCCGCGGCACGCCACTCCGCCGCCCGCGGAGCACGCGGAGCCGCAGCTTCCCCCCATCCCGCCCCTGCCGCCGGTCCCGCCGTCGGCCCCGGCGTACGTCGAGCCCGTCCCCGCGGCGTACCAGCAGCCGGTCCAGCAGCCGGTCCAGCAGCCGGTGCAGCAGCCGGCGTACCAGCCGCAGGTGCCGCAGCCGGCGCACCAGCAGCAGGTGGCGCAGCCGGCCGCTCCGGCCATCGGCACGACGCCGGCGTCCGCGATGGCGGCCGGCGCGGGCGAGCGGGTGGTCGCCAGCGACGGCTGGGTCCGGCACAACAACCTGGCCCTCAACCCCGGCACCCGGGTGGTGCTCGTCGACGGCCGCGGCGTCGACCTCACGACGGTGGAGTTCGACCTGCTCGCGTCGCTGGTCAGCACGGGCCGTCGCGTGCGGTCCAAGGCCGACCTGGTGCTGACGATGCGCGGCCAGGACTACGTGACGGCGTACTTCGTCAACGAGGCCGACAAGCGCACCGTCGAGGCGCACCTCGAGGACCTGCGTCGCAAGCTCGGCGACGTCGGTGCCGTGCCCCGGCTCATCGAGCCGGTCCGCGGCGTCGGCTACCGCATGGCGGCCACCATCTGATCGGCTCCACCGACGCCGGCAGGACGCACGAGGCCCCTCCGACCGTGACGGTCGGAGGGGCCTCGGGCGTCCCGGGTGGGCGGTGCCTCAGTTGGCGTTGACCGGGATCTCCTGCGCGACGGTCGGGTCGTCCGAGGGGAAGATCGCGATCGGCACCTTCTGGGTGATGGTCTGCTCGACGTACCGGTTCGAGCCGGCGCTCGACTCCATCTGCACCGTGGCGGTGAAGGTCAGGTCGATGCCGATGGTCGCCGGGTCGGTCGGGTTGATCTGCTGGTTGCGGAGCTCGAACGAGCCCTTTGGCGAGGTGATGAGCATGCCGTAGGAGTTGCCGAGTGGCTCGGGGTCGAGCGTGATGGTGCGCGCGTCCGCGTCGAGCGTGTACGGCGACTCGGACGGGCCACCGTCGGACCGGGTCGTCGTCGAGGTCACCTGGATCCGTCCGAGGAAGACCTTCCGCTTCGTGTTGAAGGGCGCGCGGAGGTCCTGGTTGAGGTCGTAGGCCTGGAACGTGAAGGAGAAGTACTTGTTGCCGAGCGGGTACCACTCGTTGGTGCGTGGCGTCGACTTCGTCGGGTAGAGCGTGTAGACGAAGTCGAGGCCGGCCACGTCGATGTGCGACTGGAACGTGCCGTCGCGCGTGAACTGCGAGTCGTAGTACTCCGTCGTCGCGGACGTGGTGGGGGTCGCCGTGGGCTCCGCCTCGTCGTTGCCGTTGGTCAGGTCCTCCACCACCGAGCAGGACGACAGCACGGCGCTGAGCAGCAGGACGGCGGGGAGGACGAGGAGGCGGCTGCGGCGACGGGGCCGGCGGGTCGTGGTGGACATGCTCTCTTCCGAGGTGGGGGCGGGCAGGACGGGGACGACGGGCCTCACGCCTTGAAGCCCTTGTAGCGACGCAGCACCTTCGTCATCATCCAACCGGTCTG
This Nocardioides alkalitolerans DNA region includes the following protein-coding sequences:
- a CDS encoding response regulator transcription factor produces the protein MEQPPARRVAVIIEDDPDVADLLDLVLTQSGYVTHVTRNGVDGLAAVREHDPVLTTLDVSMPGMDGFAVARRIRDFSSTYLIMITALSDEIDVVMGLEAGADDYLTKPFRPRELRARAESMLRRPRDRGEPGRGDGPEHDPQHDGTPAEPEREATGWAVETRREFSQGNRATIGPVPTEPEPAPRHATPPPAEHAEPQLPPIPPLPPVPPSAPAYVEPVPAAYQQPVQQPVQQPVQQPAYQPQVPQPAHQQQVAQPAAPAIGTTPASAMAAGAGERVVASDGWVRHNNLALNPGTRVVLVDGRGVDLTTVEFDLLASLVSTGRRVRSKADLVLTMRGQDYVTAYFVNEADKRTVEAHLEDLRRKLGDVGAVPRLIEPVRGVGYRMAATI